From the Leptospira biflexa serovar Patoc strain 'Patoc 1 (Paris)' genome, one window contains:
- a CDS encoding response regulator transcription factor, with amino-acid sequence MKPRILLVEDDEGLGETLKERLEQDKYRVEWAKTISEAENLYRPNAFDLVVLDLRLPDGNGFDLAEMIVKKEKDLPFLFLTAQAGAQERLRGFELGAAEFIPKPFHLKEFLIRLERVISLTRPHYGQKWKMDTKEIHLDSFLIKNEDGTSTLLSKRDCSLLALLLTDPAKVFSRSEILDFIVGEDSFPTERTIDNAIVRLRDALGEGSIRNVRGVGYQWIGPLQPLV; translated from the coding sequence ATGAAACCAAGAATTTTACTCGTAGAAGATGATGAGGGCCTCGGGGAAACCTTAAAAGAACGTTTGGAACAAGACAAATACCGTGTAGAGTGGGCCAAAACAATTTCCGAGGCTGAAAACCTCTACCGACCAAATGCCTTTGATTTGGTCGTTCTCGACTTACGGTTACCTGATGGGAATGGATTTGATTTAGCGGAAATGATTGTCAAAAAGGAAAAGGACCTTCCTTTTTTATTCCTCACAGCCCAAGCAGGGGCACAGGAACGACTCCGCGGCTTTGAGTTAGGTGCTGCTGAATTCATTCCCAAACCCTTTCACTTAAAAGAATTCCTGATTCGTTTGGAACGTGTGATCTCCCTCACCCGCCCGCATTATGGCCAAAAATGGAAAATGGATACAAAAGAAATCCATTTGGACTCCTTTCTGATTAAAAACGAGGATGGAACGAGCACCCTTCTCTCCAAACGAGATTGTTCCCTACTTGCCCTCCTCCTCACAGATCCCGCAAAAGTATTTAGCCGCTCGGAAATTTTGGATTTTATCGTAGGGGAAGACAGTTTCCCAACGGAACGGACCATCGACAATGCCATTGTGCGCCTGCGAGATGCCCTGGGGGAAGGATCCATCCGAAATGTAAGGGGTGTGGGTTACCAATGGATAGGCCCTCTTCAACCCTTGGTATGA